One genomic window of Nicotiana sylvestris chromosome 10, ASM39365v2, whole genome shotgun sequence includes the following:
- the LOC104212102 gene encoding uncharacterized protein, translated as MVAPPNFEEGQSTYIPPRFNGQYYRWWKTRMHDFIIAEDSELWDVICDGPYVPTKKVGDLAMTVPKMRKEYNNADRKAVEKKFRAKKILVCGIGPDEYNRISACQSAKKIWETLQTAHEGTTQVKKSKFDMLTTEYELFRMKDDESIQDMHTRFTFIINELHSLGEIISKNKLVRKIVSVLPSS; from the coding sequence atGGTTGCTCCACCAAACTTCGAAGAGGGTCAATCTACCTACATACCACCCAGGTTCAATGGCCAATACTATAGGTGGTGGAAGACAAGGATGCATGATTTCATTATAGCTGAAGACTCCGAGCTGTGGGATGTTATATGTGATGGTCCTTATGTCCCTACAAAGAAGGTTGGAGATCTTGCTATGACAGTGCCTAAGATGAGGAAAGAATACAACAATGCTGACAGGAAAGCTGTGGAGAAAAAATTTCGCGCTAAGAAAATTTTGGTGTGTGGTATAGGTCCTGATGAATATAACAGGATTTCAGCTTGCCAATCTGCCAAAAAGATATGGGAAACTCTACAAACTGCACACGAAGGAACCACTCAAGTAAAGAAATCTAAGTTTGACATGCTCACTACTGAATATGAGCTTTTCAGAATGAAggacgatgaatctattcaagacaTGCACACTCGATTCACTTTCATCATAAATGAGCTACACTCGCTTGGCGAAATCATTTCTAAGAACAAGCTCGTGAGGAAAATTGTCAGTGTTTTGCCCAGTTCCTAG